The Cerasicoccus sp. TK19100 genome window below encodes:
- a CDS encoding YdjY domain-containing protein: MMRVLVLGLAVCFASQSIAQETPSRLEWQPAIKPEIVQRADGLLEMGGILVDPAAKTATFPVLLNDGNEGELIEYMLVHENGKTHESLLKTEVQPFHLHTAMLLLGISKQSNRPVVAPPSNIDDAWLENSPAPIGAEVNFTIVSGDQRIPVEDWIWDEAREATMPPGNWRYTGSYFDGAAFIAQVDGSFASIITDPAALINSGDARRVDDQNWLINFNASTLPKPGEVILLEIAIPAVPVDLESAEAKLPASKPTESDD; this comes from the coding sequence ATGATGCGCGTATTGGTCTTGGGTCTCGCTGTTTGCTTTGCATCGCAAAGTATCGCGCAGGAAACGCCGTCGCGACTGGAGTGGCAGCCCGCGATTAAACCGGAAATCGTGCAGCGTGCCGATGGCCTCTTGGAGATGGGTGGCATTCTTGTGGATCCGGCGGCGAAGACCGCGACATTTCCCGTGTTGCTCAACGACGGTAACGAAGGCGAGCTGATCGAATACATGCTCGTGCATGAAAACGGTAAGACGCACGAGAGTTTGCTGAAGACCGAAGTCCAGCCTTTCCACCTCCACACCGCCATGCTGCTGCTCGGCATCTCGAAGCAAAGCAACCGCCCGGTGGTCGCGCCGCCCAGTAACATCGATGATGCCTGGTTGGAGAACAGTCCCGCGCCGATTGGGGCCGAGGTTAATTTCACTATCGTATCTGGCGATCAGCGTATCCCGGTCGAAGACTGGATCTGGGACGAGGCCCGCGAGGCGACAATGCCGCCGGGCAACTGGCGCTACACGGGCTCTTACTTCGATGGTGCAGCGTTCATTGCACAGGTCGACGGCTCGTTCGCCTCAATCATTACCGACCCGGCGGCGCTGATCAACAGCGGTGATGCGCGACGGGTGGACGACCAGAATTGGCTGATAAACTTCAATGCTTCCACCTTGCCGAAGCCGGGCGAAGTGATATTGCTGGAGATAGCAATTCCTGCCGTGCCTGTTGACCTCGAGTCAGCAGAGGCTAAATTGCCTGCCAGCAAACCCACCGAATCCGATGATTAA
- a CDS encoding NPCBM/NEW2 domain-containing protein, producing MKRGRWKPALLALVGIWMSGAAAFAGEVILLTGDILQGDVSLQRGRITVSGVGMDRSVGDFELWHVDFQGDDYAGKPGPLDARHQENFTQEGVLLVNGSFLAGTVKDFTPESVTVSYGEGTDKKLPLENVARVNFSLAPVVNAIIPPGEQGVMTKSGSFVEGEFIKMEDDRIYTDSLMFGPKSFRQRDVQGIILKDYATVSSGYIVTGKDGLRLLTNDIDIKGDAIEVDDPFIGKMTLKSDYLASISVGSRRLRSVTDMKYIRRAPVVDSGDDLAIRSNPTTAAPLVVDPVERIVRMPAGNAMAIMADESYRGFVSRIGVPKEYPPEQQVIFQVRADQRVAFRSEPMNSESPVQVVSVRDPIRRYLILEVLPVNDDTNEAPGLWIEPMLVRE from the coding sequence ATGAAACGGGGCAGATGGAAACCGGCCTTGCTGGCGCTGGTCGGCATATGGATGTCCGGCGCGGCGGCATTTGCCGGTGAGGTCATTTTACTAACGGGAGACATCCTGCAAGGCGACGTCAGTTTGCAGCGCGGTCGCATCACGGTGTCCGGCGTGGGTATGGACCGCAGCGTGGGTGACTTCGAGCTGTGGCACGTAGACTTCCAGGGCGACGACTATGCGGGCAAGCCCGGGCCGCTCGATGCACGGCATCAGGAGAATTTTACGCAGGAGGGCGTGCTCCTGGTCAACGGCAGTTTCTTGGCTGGCACGGTCAAGGACTTCACCCCGGAGTCCGTCACGGTGAGCTACGGTGAGGGCACGGATAAAAAACTTCCGCTGGAAAATGTGGCGCGGGTTAACTTCTCTCTGGCCCCGGTGGTCAACGCGATTATTCCGCCGGGCGAGCAGGGGGTCATGACTAAGAGTGGCAGCTTTGTGGAGGGCGAATTCATCAAGATGGAGGACGACAGGATCTACACGGACTCGCTGATGTTTGGGCCGAAGAGCTTTCGCCAGCGTGACGTGCAGGGTATTATTTTAAAAGACTACGCGACGGTCTCCAGCGGCTACATCGTTACGGGCAAAGACGGCTTGCGCTTGCTCACGAACGACATCGATATCAAAGGAGACGCGATCGAAGTCGACGATCCATTCATCGGCAAGATGACGCTCAAGAGCGATTACCTGGCAAGCATTTCGGTGGGCAGCCGTCGCTTGCGTTCGGTGACGGACATGAAATACATTCGCCGTGCGCCGGTGGTGGACAGCGGCGACGATCTGGCGATCCGCTCCAACCCGACTACGGCCGCTCCGCTGGTGGTCGATCCGGTGGAGCGCATCGTGCGCATGCCCGCAGGTAACGCGATGGCCATCATGGCTGACGAGAGCTACCGGGGCTTCGTGTCGCGCATTGGTGTGCCGAAGGAATACCCGCCCGAGCAACAGGTGATCTTCCAAGTCCGCGCCGATCAGCGCGTGGCGTTCCGCAGTGAGCCGATGAATTCGGAAAGCCCGGTACAGGTCGTGTCGGTTCGCGATCCGATCCGGCGCTACCTGATCCTCGAAGTCTTACCGGTTAACGACGATACCAACGAAGCGCCCGGCCTGTGGATCGAGCCGATGCTGGTCCGGGAGTAA
- a CDS encoding prenyltransferase/squalene oxidase repeat-containing protein produces the protein MKKFLTALSGCLLMAVPVFAQELPPAPAEGDALEMPSIDPATEKVIEGALAWLATQQQPNGSWGKGSPGREQYYGAMTAYTLVAYMCAGNLPNEGPYGRTVDKGVDYLLSIVLPDGQIRTNNQRHYMYSHGIVTLVLAEVYGQTLNPEIRPALERMVQVILRSQDHTGGWRYKPRPSGADISVTVVQAVAIRAARNVGIDVPQDVFEKAVQYIRDCKAPSSAGFSYQAGQDRPGFARTAAAIYSLQVLGIYDDPLIPPASDYLFNNQGGGWGAYGNYYAAPAQYMIGGDTWVRWYESVHKHFMSNVNRNGPYCYWGTLGGGGRADSGPVYMTAVYTTVLAMPYNYLPLYQR, from the coding sequence ATGAAGAAATTTCTTACAGCACTTTCCGGTTGTCTATTGATGGCGGTACCCGTCTTTGCGCAAGAGTTGCCCCCGGCTCCGGCCGAGGGCGACGCGCTCGAAATGCCCAGTATCGACCCGGCGACTGAGAAAGTGATCGAGGGTGCGCTGGCTTGGCTGGCTACGCAGCAGCAGCCCAACGGATCGTGGGGCAAAGGCTCGCCTGGTCGTGAGCAATATTATGGTGCGATGACGGCCTACACGCTGGTCGCCTACATGTGCGCGGGTAATCTACCCAATGAGGGGCCCTATGGCCGCACGGTCGACAAGGGCGTGGACTACTTGCTGAGCATCGTACTGCCCGATGGCCAGATCCGCACCAACAACCAACGGCACTACATGTATAGCCACGGCATCGTGACCCTCGTGCTGGCGGAAGTTTACGGGCAAACGCTTAACCCGGAAATCCGGCCCGCGCTTGAGCGGATGGTGCAGGTGATCCTGCGCTCACAGGATCACACTGGTGGCTGGCGCTACAAGCCGCGCCCGAGTGGTGCTGATATTTCGGTGACGGTGGTCCAGGCCGTGGCCATCCGTGCCGCGCGTAATGTGGGCATCGATGTGCCGCAGGATGTTTTTGAAAAAGCAGTGCAGTATATTCGCGATTGTAAGGCACCGAGCTCGGCTGGTTTTTCGTATCAGGCGGGGCAGGATCGCCCGGGGTTTGCGCGCACGGCGGCGGCGATTTACTCTCTGCAGGTGCTCGGCATTTATGATGACCCGTTGATCCCGCCGGCGTCGGATTACCTCTTTAATAATCAAGGTGGTGGCTGGGGCGCTTACGGAAATTACTATGCGGCACCGGCGCAGTATATGATCGGTGGTGACACCTGGGTGCGCTGGTACGAGAGCGTGCACAAACATTTTATGAGCAACGTAAACCGAAACGGCCCATACTGCTACTGGGGAACACTTGGTGGCGGTGGTCGCGCCGATAGCGGACCGGTTTACATGACGGCGGTTTACACAACCGTGCTTGCCATGCCCTACAATTACCTGCCTCTATATCAGCGATGA
- a CDS encoding DUF4175 family protein, whose protein sequence is MKEKLQALYRKVSAEAKRRWEARPKLTPPAPTRPVHLENREFGFIGKIDGVRKRYLFERALYGLSLVAAVFLAFFALRCFIDWWLVMPWFLRFLALVAEILFIGGAFYKFVIWPFKHPPSDEEAALLVERANPELKSRLISTLQLNQPGALGANTAVSMVRALNEQTETMAQETKFGPAVPLKEAGKMFLRGLFITAAAVTGFVLAGDTGLALMRRALLSWEPVPRKTMIYGITGDTVIGFGDDLDIQVRTEGVIPEGGTIEIDYESGRSMEFPIMVSESDPRIFHRMLESVPESFEYTVFAGDGQSETYTVRTKDKPVLLKVEARYTPPPYTGKRTRTLSLQELDVLPGGKLELIANSNQELSGGDIHQAGLGQKVPMEVVGANDSQARGSVDIPLEGLTGVSVRVFDEAGVPSTATPAYPVRIIEDQAPTIDIVFPIEIQQLVTPDANMLLSFKATDDNRLGKVELHYSINRGDEQSFELDLGAQPGASVHNRYDWPLGELDLSINDIIEYWVVATDTNDITGPGSSASRRFVARVVTPEEKQAELVNRVLDKFNQISGVASGQRETSQELGKIIERKE, encoded by the coding sequence ATGAAGGAAAAACTACAAGCTCTGTATCGCAAAGTAAGCGCCGAGGCCAAGCGACGCTGGGAAGCGCGCCCGAAGCTGACGCCCCCCGCGCCGACGCGTCCCGTGCATTTGGAGAACCGCGAGTTCGGCTTCATCGGTAAGATCGACGGCGTGCGCAAACGCTATCTGTTTGAGCGAGCGCTGTATGGACTGTCGCTGGTCGCGGCAGTATTCCTGGCGTTCTTTGCCCTGCGCTGCTTCATTGACTGGTGGCTGGTCATGCCGTGGTTCCTGCGGTTCCTGGCGCTGGTTGCGGAGATCCTGTTCATTGGCGGCGCGTTTTATAAGTTTGTCATCTGGCCGTTTAAACATCCGCCTTCGGACGAAGAGGCGGCGCTGTTGGTCGAGCGCGCGAACCCGGAATTAAAGTCGCGACTCATCTCCACTCTGCAGCTCAATCAGCCTGGTGCCTTGGGCGCGAATACCGCCGTTAGCATGGTGCGTGCGCTCAACGAGCAGACCGAGACCATGGCCCAGGAGACGAAGTTTGGACCGGCGGTGCCGTTGAAAGAAGCGGGCAAGATGTTCTTGCGCGGGCTCTTTATTACTGCGGCGGCGGTGACGGGTTTTGTGCTCGCCGGCGACACTGGTTTGGCCTTAATGCGCCGCGCCTTGCTCTCGTGGGAGCCCGTGCCGCGCAAAACGATGATTTACGGCATCACCGGCGATACTGTGATCGGCTTTGGCGACGACCTCGATATCCAAGTCCGCACCGAGGGTGTGATCCCGGAAGGTGGTACCATTGAAATTGACTACGAATCGGGCCGGAGCATGGAGTTCCCGATCATGGTTTCCGAGAGCGATCCGCGGATCTTCCACCGGATGCTGGAGTCCGTGCCGGAGTCTTTTGAGTATACTGTTTTTGCGGGCGACGGCCAAAGTGAAACTTACACCGTGCGCACCAAGGACAAGCCGGTGCTGCTCAAGGTTGAGGCCCGCTACACGCCACCACCTTACACGGGCAAACGCACCCGCACACTATCCTTGCAAGAGCTGGATGTGCTGCCCGGCGGTAAGCTGGAACTGATTGCAAATTCTAACCAGGAGCTGTCTGGCGGAGACATTCACCAGGCTGGTCTCGGCCAAAAGGTGCCGATGGAAGTTGTAGGCGCTAACGACAGCCAGGCTCGCGGCTCGGTGGACATTCCGCTTGAGGGCCTGACCGGTGTCAGCGTCCGCGTGTTTGACGAAGCAGGCGTTCCCTCGACTGCGACGCCGGCCTATCCGGTCCGAATTATTGAAGACCAAGCACCGACCATCGACATCGTTTTCCCGATCGAAATCCAGCAACTCGTCACGCCGGATGCCAACATGTTGCTTAGCTTCAAGGCCACGGATGACAACCGCCTCGGCAAGGTTGAGCTCCATTACTCAATCAATCGCGGCGACGAGCAGTCCTTCGAGTTGGACCTCGGCGCACAGCCCGGTGCTTCGGTGCACAACCGCTACGACTGGCCGTTGGGCGAACTGGATTTGTCCATCAACGACATCATCGAATATTGGGTCGTCGCGACTGATACCAACGACATTACCGGACCGGGCAGTAGCGCGAGCCGCCGGTTTGTGGCCCGCGTGGTCACCCCCGAGGAAAAGCAGGCGGAGCTCGTCAACCGCGTGCTGGACAAGTTTAACCAGATTTCCGGCGTGGCCAGCGGCCAGCGTGAGACGAGCCAGGAGCTGGGCAAAATCATTGAGCGGAAGGAATAG
- a CDS encoding CARDB domain-containing protein, whose amino-acid sequence MDIVNQIIAFLLGLSPEQAGELAGAELVLRSPLGNWTMIFLSIALFGLAIWSYRHTQRKMSKFRRTVLTLLRIGAIALMLLLIQRPVLQLTVEGTIRRTLLIGIDTSSSSNIADVRIRQEDLVRAAIAKGDLNADRGLNQGVTGNPDKYSAVPRMDVIREVLSNEDIDLIPRLDEKFDLVFFTFNEQVSEISNPLETNEAGANTLSDLVAESPRTQMGSAVREMLDRKRGQPLAGMLLMTDGASNGGMPPMAAAASASQDKAPLYFYGVGITEPLDIVVNNLYVPEVVTVEDEVNATIRFRGQGLAGQRANLALFVNGKIVDGEDVTFTGNEQTTTLNWLPTEVGEYTLEARIDPRSDETSQENNSRKQRVRVIDSKINVLLAENMPRWEFRYLEAALGRDRRIDLDIFLNGASPAMAQGEGSHYITEFPTDREKLFEYDIIILGDLPPAVMGDSAMQSMQDWVSQFGGGLILLAGRENNPWNYLGTPLSDLVPIEFQSGANLQSVGSYFDQPINLELTAAGSRNPMLQFLPMPDENAEYWQQLPPIYWVSPVTQAKPTTEVLAVDPSLLRATRFGKMPVIALQGFGLGSCLYLGTDNFWRWRALRGGNPYWGFWSQVVQRMAMSRLLTSSSLSQLNMERNDYVAGDRVKVFGRLFKPGYRPYNDAQVSATLRYQASPDSADAGMPTTSQIFLQPAGEQAGFYEASFLAARPGTYTLSLDHDETAKVEALVSDAQFELGETAMNAPLMERMAEASGGRFFREEDLAELPDILDSESETVKSLIDVDVWSSPLFFMLLIGMMGTEWLIRKLTGLK is encoded by the coding sequence GTGGATATCGTCAACCAGATCATTGCCTTCCTCCTCGGGCTCTCACCGGAACAAGCCGGTGAGCTCGCCGGCGCAGAGTTGGTGCTGCGCAGTCCACTTGGTAATTGGACGATGATTTTCCTTTCCATCGCGCTCTTCGGCTTGGCGATCTGGAGCTACCGCCACACGCAGCGTAAGATGAGCAAATTCCGCCGCACGGTGCTGACGCTGTTGCGCATTGGTGCCATCGCGCTGATGCTGCTTTTGATTCAGCGACCGGTGCTGCAATTGACGGTCGAAGGAACGATTCGCCGCACGTTGTTGATTGGCATCGACACCAGTTCGTCGAGCAACATTGCCGACGTGCGCATCCGGCAGGAAGACCTCGTGCGCGCCGCCATTGCCAAGGGTGATTTAAATGCCGACCGCGGGCTGAATCAGGGCGTCACGGGCAATCCGGATAAATACTCCGCCGTGCCGCGTATGGACGTAATTCGCGAGGTGCTCAGCAATGAAGACATCGACCTGATCCCGCGCCTCGATGAAAAGTTCGACTTGGTATTCTTCACCTTCAATGAGCAGGTGTCGGAGATTTCTAATCCGCTCGAAACGAATGAGGCTGGCGCGAATACCTTGAGCGATCTGGTTGCGGAAAGTCCGCGCACGCAGATGGGCAGCGCGGTGCGCGAGATGCTCGACCGCAAGCGCGGGCAACCACTGGCAGGCATGCTGCTCATGACCGACGGCGCGAGCAACGGCGGCATGCCGCCGATGGCCGCCGCCGCATCGGCCTCGCAGGACAAGGCGCCGCTCTACTTTTACGGCGTCGGCATCACCGAGCCGCTGGATATCGTCGTGAACAATCTTTACGTGCCCGAGGTGGTCACAGTGGAAGACGAGGTCAACGCTACGATTCGCTTCCGGGGGCAGGGCTTGGCGGGCCAGCGCGCGAACTTGGCGCTCTTCGTGAACGGCAAGATTGTCGACGGCGAGGACGTGACATTTACCGGAAACGAGCAGACAACCACGCTTAATTGGCTGCCCACTGAGGTCGGCGAATATACGCTGGAGGCGCGTATCGACCCACGCAGCGATGAGACGAGTCAGGAGAACAATTCGCGCAAGCAACGTGTCCGCGTGATCGATTCCAAGATCAATGTGCTGCTGGCGGAGAACATGCCGCGCTGGGAGTTCCGCTACCTCGAAGCCGCGCTGGGCCGTGACCGCCGGATCGATCTGGATATCTTCTTAAACGGCGCTTCGCCCGCCATGGCGCAAGGCGAGGGCTCGCACTACATCACGGAGTTCCCGACCGACCGCGAAAAGCTCTTTGAATACGATATCATCATTCTGGGCGACCTGCCGCCGGCTGTCATGGGCGACAGTGCCATGCAGTCGATGCAGGACTGGGTGTCGCAGTTTGGCGGCGGCTTGATCCTGCTCGCCGGGCGCGAAAATAACCCATGGAATTACCTCGGCACGCCGCTTTCGGATCTGGTCCCGATTGAGTTTCAATCCGGTGCAAATTTGCAGTCTGTGGGCTCATATTTTGACCAGCCGATTAACCTGGAGCTGACGGCCGCCGGTTCACGTAACCCGATGCTGCAGTTCCTGCCGATGCCCGATGAAAACGCGGAATACTGGCAGCAGCTGCCGCCGATTTATTGGGTGTCGCCGGTGACGCAGGCCAAGCCAACCACGGAAGTGCTCGCCGTCGATCCATCCCTCCTGCGGGCAACGCGCTTTGGCAAAATGCCGGTGATCGCGCTGCAAGGCTTTGGCCTCGGGTCCTGTCTTTACCTGGGCACGGACAACTTCTGGCGCTGGCGCGCTCTGCGGGGCGGCAACCCGTATTGGGGCTTCTGGAGCCAGGTGGTGCAGCGCATGGCTATGAGTCGGCTGTTGACATCCTCCTCGCTCAGCCAACTGAACATGGAGCGCAACGACTACGTGGCGGGTGATCGGGTGAAGGTGTTTGGCCGTCTGTTTAAGCCAGGCTATCGCCCTTACAACGATGCACAGGTTTCGGCAACTTTGCGTTACCAAGCTTCGCCGGATTCAGCCGACGCGGGCATGCCCACCACATCGCAAATTTTCCTGCAACCGGCGGGAGAGCAGGCGGGCTTCTACGAGGCGTCATTCCTTGCAGCACGCCCGGGCACTTACACGCTGTCGCTTGATCACGACGAGACCGCTAAGGTCGAAGCACTGGTCTCCGACGCGCAATTCGAGCTCGGTGAAACCGCCATGAACGCGCCCCTGATGGAGCGCATGGCTGAGGCCTCGGGTGGTCGATTCTTCCGCGAGGAAGACTTGGCTGAACTGCCGGATATCCTCGACTCCGAGTCGGAGACGGTGAAGTCGCTGATCGATGTCGACGTATGGTCGTCGCCGCTTTTCTTCATGTTGTTAATCGGGATGATGGGCACCGAGTGGCTCATCCGCAAACTCACGGGGCTCAAGTAG
- a CDS encoding BatA domain-containing protein, translating into MTFLNGALLFGASAIAIPILLELLNRTRIEKTKWAAMQFLKKSHEQHQKKLRIEDLLLLLIRCLIILMITLALARPVLPGDNFLGLSSTNAILVIDNSYSMDTSNGVDTRRDRAREAGEAIIDSLPTGSKAAIFLASDDLEPAISVPTQDMSLVRSTLRNYPATSQSTNLASPLTSAIDLLTSDQGAKGELYILTDGQSLGFRDFTQIINTLETAEARFPASMIFLGQGTEPNLGVSMLRPDSELVSTRRPVRFYVEVTNYGNTEARNTNVYLSLNGGAPINDAVIELIEPGQSKVVSMDARLAKDGYHTVTASIPADRLKADDQRSIALQAHDTIDVLLVEGTEARDEKDRSLFFLKNALQPVPDSRKKDFYIQVEEVSAKNFRAANLARADIVVLSDVANLSSALVSSLADFLRNGGGLLIFPGPNTDEGFYNDVLFDEYAILPASVYESEEVAGQVYSFDASQPEHPIPAIFTGGQGSLNTAVFYQRAELVPSAWPPEEERPRLRPEALRLAGKPVTVVSYSDGQPAIMERAYGDGRVVLFGSTADTRWNDFALRAVYLPFLHRAIGYMIQSQDDRLNIRAGQPFMLNLSDSYVDATATVTNIDERDVPFEVVETVELIDGQASLRISDVRLAGGYQVVLNTQPETVLKFAVQFDPTESRPELISDQQKELLSEAVQVVTWEQGADLRGQMQAQRAGTELTGIFILLAFLFLIIETILAQRSSRSR; encoded by the coding sequence ATGACATTTCTCAATGGCGCGTTGTTGTTCGGAGCATCGGCGATCGCCATCCCCATTCTGCTGGAACTACTCAACCGCACCCGCATCGAAAAGACGAAGTGGGCGGCCATGCAGTTCCTGAAAAAGAGCCACGAACAGCACCAGAAAAAGCTGCGCATCGAGGACCTCTTGCTGCTGCTCATTCGCTGCCTGATCATCCTCATGATCACGCTTGCGCTCGCGCGTCCGGTCTTGCCCGGTGACAACTTCCTGGGCCTCTCCAGCACGAATGCCATTCTGGTCATCGACAACTCCTACAGCATGGACACCAGCAACGGCGTGGACACCCGCCGCGACCGTGCGCGGGAAGCCGGTGAGGCGATTATCGACTCGCTGCCCACGGGGTCCAAAGCCGCTATTTTCCTCGCCTCGGATGATCTGGAGCCCGCGATCTCCGTGCCGACGCAGGACATGTCACTCGTCCGCAGCACGCTGCGCAATTACCCGGCCACCAGCCAGTCGACGAACCTCGCCAGCCCGCTAACCAGCGCCATTGATTTGCTGACTTCCGACCAGGGCGCGAAGGGTGAGCTCTATATTTTAACCGACGGCCAGAGTCTTGGTTTCCGCGACTTCACGCAGATCATCAACACGCTCGAAACGGCGGAGGCGCGCTTCCCGGCGTCGATGATATTCCTGGGGCAGGGGACCGAGCCGAATCTCGGCGTCAGCATGCTGCGACCGGACTCCGAACTCGTCTCGACGCGCCGCCCGGTTCGCTTCTACGTAGAGGTGACTAACTACGGCAACACCGAGGCGCGCAACACGAATGTTTACCTGTCGCTCAATGGCGGTGCGCCGATTAACGACGCCGTGATCGAGCTGATCGAGCCTGGTCAGTCCAAAGTCGTTTCCATGGATGCGCGGCTGGCGAAGGACGGCTATCATACGGTCACTGCATCTATTCCCGCTGACCGCCTCAAGGCCGACGACCAGCGCTCCATCGCCCTCCAGGCGCACGATACTATCGATGTGTTGCTCGTTGAAGGAACCGAAGCGCGCGACGAAAAGGATCGCTCGCTCTTCTTCCTCAAGAACGCGCTGCAACCGGTGCCGGATTCGCGCAAGAAGGATTTCTACATCCAAGTCGAAGAAGTAAGCGCCAAGAATTTCCGCGCCGCCAATCTCGCCCGCGCCGACATCGTGGTGCTGTCAGATGTGGCCAACTTATCCAGTGCGCTGGTGTCGAGCCTCGCGGATTTCCTGCGCAATGGTGGCGGGCTGTTGATCTTCCCCGGACCAAACACCGATGAAGGTTTTTACAACGATGTGCTCTTTGACGAGTATGCGATTTTGCCCGCCAGCGTTTATGAAAGCGAGGAGGTAGCCGGGCAGGTTTACAGCTTTGACGCCAGCCAGCCGGAGCACCCGATACCGGCGATTTTCACCGGTGGGCAGGGCTCGTTGAACACTGCTGTTTTTTATCAACGCGCGGAACTGGTCCCCTCTGCCTGGCCACCGGAAGAGGAGCGTCCACGCCTGCGCCCCGAAGCGTTGCGACTGGCCGGCAAGCCGGTAACAGTCGTCAGCTACAGCGACGGGCAGCCCGCGATCATGGAGCGCGCCTATGGCGATGGTCGTGTGGTGCTCTTTGGCAGCACCGCGGATACGCGCTGGAATGACTTTGCGCTGCGCGCAGTTTACCTGCCGTTTTTGCACCGCGCGATCGGTTACATGATTCAGAGTCAGGACGACCGGTTAAACATCCGCGCGGGCCAGCCGTTTATGCTCAACCTGAGCGATAGCTACGTCGACGCCACGGCGACCGTAACGAACATCGACGAGCGTGATGTGCCCTTTGAAGTCGTGGAAACGGTCGAGCTGATTGACGGCCAGGCCAGCCTGCGCATCTCCGACGTGCGCCTGGCAGGCGGCTACCAGGTCGTGTTAAACACGCAGCCCGAAACAGTGCTGAAGTTCGCCGTGCAATTCGATCCCACCGAGTCGCGTCCCGAGCTGATTTCCGACCAGCAAAAGGAGCTGCTCAGCGAGGCGGTGCAAGTCGTCACCTGGGAGCAGGGTGCCGACCTTCGCGGCCAGATGCAGGCCCAGCGGGCAGGCACTGAGTTGACCGGTATTTTCATCCTTCTCGCATTCCTTTTTCTCATCATCGAAACCATTCTCGCCCAGCGGTCCAGCCGCTCCCGTTAA
- a CDS encoding DUF58 domain-containing protein: MAFKKKLKDRMTSIKVPGTGPKKKADTAEGKLLEPQTLTKAEALGMHARKVVEGAMAGRYKSPFTGFAIEFHQHREYVAGDDMRHMDWKVYGRTERHLIKQYEQETNFDGCVLLDGSQSMQYGSGDTTKLDYGRILAAVLCYLIVNERNSLQLGVFDTETRAFYPKTTNPRAMSNVCELIANFEPSDQSKIGEVLHSYANQLKAAGITIIISDFFDDIEEVLDGLRHLAFRKHEVIVFHVLDPYEIDFPFEGTVEFEGLEVEEKLTLQPHAIRKSYQEEVQKFLKQIRIGCEQFDINYELCNTGEPVGEVLNRYLATRLRVTGRH, encoded by the coding sequence ATGGCTTTTAAGAAAAAGCTTAAAGACCGCATGACCTCCATCAAGGTCCCCGGCACCGGCCCGAAGAAAAAGGCCGATACCGCCGAGGGGAAATTGCTGGAGCCGCAAACGCTGACCAAGGCCGAGGCCCTGGGCATGCACGCGCGCAAGGTGGTGGAAGGGGCGATGGCCGGCCGCTACAAGTCGCCCTTTACCGGATTTGCGATCGAGTTCCACCAGCACCGCGAATACGTGGCAGGCGACGACATGCGCCACATGGACTGGAAGGTCTATGGCCGCACCGAGCGCCACCTGATCAAGCAATACGAGCAGGAAACGAACTTCGACGGCTGCGTGCTGCTTGATGGCTCGCAGTCCATGCAGTATGGCTCCGGCGACACCACCAAGCTCGATTACGGGCGCATTTTGGCGGCGGTCCTATGCTACCTGATCGTTAACGAGCGCAACAGCCTGCAGCTCGGCGTGTTCGACACCGAGACGCGCGCCTTCTACCCGAAGACGACCAATCCGCGCGCGATGAGCAACGTCTGCGAGCTGATCGCGAACTTCGAGCCCAGCGACCAATCCAAGATCGGCGAGGTGCTCCACAGCTATGCGAACCAGCTCAAGGCGGCGGGGATCACGATTATCATCAGCGACTTCTTTGACGACATCGAAGAGGTGCTCGACGGCCTGCGCCATTTGGCTTTCCGCAAGCACGAGGTGATCGTGTTCCATGTGCTCGACCCCTACGAAATCGATTTCCCCTTCGAGGGCACGGTCGAATTTGAGGGCCTGGAGGTGGAGGAAAAGCTTACCCTGCAGCCGCACGCCATCCGCAAGAGTTACCAGGAAGAGGTGCAAAAATTCCTCAAGCAAATCCGCATCGGCTGCGAGCAGTTCGATATCAACTATGAGCTTTGCAACACGGGCGAGCCCGTCGGTGAAGTCCTGAACCGCTACCTCGCCACCCGCCTCCGCGTAACCGGTCGCCACTAG